From a region of the Pseudanabaena sp. ABRG5-3 genome:
- the patD gene encoding heterocyst frequency control protein PatD: protein MTQDYLYLIQSLQHQLEILQGMIVPQLEPAPAIAKDWLRSHREIQSFFQTKIINTELEVTPPNLSLQVEIDKQLKMLGVDLSMLQTARNPATWQKRHQQACDRFVLLKKYCHMHSS from the coding sequence TTGACCCAAGATTATTTATATTTAATTCAGTCCTTGCAACACCAGTTGGAAATATTACAAGGAATGATCGTCCCACAATTAGAACCTGCACCCGCGATCGCCAAAGACTGGTTGCGATCGCATCGGGAAATCCAATCTTTTTTTCAAACCAAAATTATCAATACCGAGTTAGAAGTCACGCCCCCCAATTTATCTTTGCAAGTAGAAATAGATAAACAGCTAAAAATGCTGGGTGTGGACTTAAGTATGTTACAAACCGCTCGTAATCCCGCCACTTGGCAAAAGCGACATCAACAGGCTTGCGATCGCTTCGTCTTGCTCAAAAAATACTGCCATATGCACTCAAGTTAA
- a CDS encoding NAD(P)H-quinone oxidoreductase subunit F, producing MILETAWLLPCYGLLGAGITLPWSLRLVRRTGPRPAAYLNILMTVLALVHSCWLLTSIWGEPAQQVEFSWFQAFDLNLVFSFDISTISVGASVLIATMSLISQVYGLGSLETDWAIARFCALIGFFEAAITGIAFSDSLFFSYALLEMLTLSTYLLVGFWYAQPLVVTAARDAFWTKRVGDLFLLMGVVALSNLTGSLNFSDLKEWAANPQTIAYFSEHQQFGTLLGLALIAGPLGKCAQFPLHLWLDEAMEGPNPASILRNSVVVGAGAYVLIKFQPVLSLFPVAAEVSVIIGAITAIGASLVAIAQIDLKRALSHSTSAYLGLVFIAVGMQQPDLALGLLFSHGISKSLLFLSSGAVMMATMTQDLTEMGGIKTRMPASLVAFVVGSLGLVALLPFGGFWSLLRWEETFWNSDPWLIAIALLVNCITAFGLIRIFALVFLGPTQQKTRRAPEVAWQVALPLVGLTIITLLVPILLPSWEFVDIDLDTVDIWGTTILSASGLLGFGVGAYIYIKPYYSTVSSVAMPPKFVRSAWKAVQDLLAYDLYVQAIYKYTVVLIVGGGSKLLAWVDRYLVDGSVNFLGFASIFSGESLKYTVTGRLQQYVLTILIGLILIGFAAFYGLN from the coding sequence ATGATCCTAGAAACAGCTTGGCTACTTCCTTGCTATGGTTTGCTGGGCGCAGGAATCACCCTACCTTGGTCGCTGAGGTTGGTGCGGCGCACTGGTCCACGTCCTGCGGCTTACCTAAATATATTGATGACTGTACTAGCCTTAGTGCATAGTTGTTGGCTGCTGACATCGATCTGGGGCGAACCAGCGCAACAGGTTGAGTTTAGTTGGTTTCAAGCCTTTGATTTAAATCTTGTTTTTTCCTTTGATATTTCCACAATTAGTGTGGGGGCATCGGTACTGATCGCCACCATGAGCCTGATCTCACAGGTCTATGGACTAGGCTCACTGGAAACTGACTGGGCGATCGCGAGATTTTGTGCCTTAATTGGATTTTTTGAGGCAGCGATTACAGGTATTGCCTTTAGTGACTCGCTCTTTTTTAGTTATGCCTTGCTGGAAATGCTCACCCTGTCCACCTATTTACTAGTGGGTTTCTGGTACGCGCAGCCCCTCGTAGTAACGGCTGCTCGCGATGCTTTCTGGACAAAACGGGTCGGTGATCTCTTCCTATTAATGGGGGTGGTCGCATTGTCCAACTTAACAGGCAGCTTGAATTTCTCGGATTTAAAAGAATGGGCGGCTAATCCACAGACGATCGCCTATTTCTCAGAACATCAACAATTTGGCACTTTATTAGGACTAGCCCTGATCGCGGGTCCCCTTGGTAAATGTGCTCAGTTCCCTTTACACCTCTGGCTTGATGAAGCAATGGAGGGACCGAACCCCGCTTCGATTTTACGAAACTCGGTGGTTGTGGGAGCAGGAGCCTATGTACTGATTAAGTTTCAGCCAGTTTTATCGCTGTTCCCTGTGGCAGCCGAAGTTTCGGTAATTATTGGAGCAATTACGGCGATCGGTGCAAGTTTAGTTGCGATCGCTCAAATCGACCTTAAACGCGCCTTGTCCCACTCCACGAGTGCTTATTTAGGTTTAGTCTTCATCGCAGTGGGGATGCAGCAACCCGATCTCGCATTAGGTTTACTTTTTAGTCATGGCATCAGTAAGTCTTTGCTCTTCCTGAGTTCTGGCGCTGTCATGATGGCAACGATGACTCAAGACCTAACAGAAATGGGAGGCATTAAAACAAGGATGCCTGCAAGTCTAGTTGCCTTTGTTGTTGGTTCGTTGGGCTTAGTGGCACTACTTCCCTTTGGCGGTTTTTGGTCACTGCTCCGTTGGGAAGAAACTTTTTGGAATAGCGATCCTTGGCTAATTGCGATCGCCTTATTAGTTAACTGCATTACTGCCTTTGGATTGATACGAATTTTTGCACTAGTCTTTTTAGGACCTACACAGCAGAAAACCCGACGTGCGCCCGAAGTCGCTTGGCAGGTAGCCCTTCCCCTCGTAGGACTGACGATTATTACGCTGCTTGTGCCAATTCTCCTACCATCTTGGGAATTTGTAGATATTGACTTAGATACAGTGGATATCTGGGGTACAACCATATTGTCAGCGTCAGGCTTGCTTGGTTTTGGTGTGGGTGCATATATCTATATCAAGCCATATTATTCAACCGTAAGTTCTGTTGCCATGCCTCCTAAGTTTGTCCGTAGTGCGTGGAAAGCGGTACAGGATTTACTTGCCTATGACCTATATGTGCAAGCGATCTACAAATATACGGTGGTCTTAATTGTTGGTGGTGGTTCCAAACTGCTCGCTTGGGTCGATCGCTATTTAGTGGATGGTTCCGTTAACTTTTTGGGCTTTGCTTCCATTTTTAGCGGTGAGAGCTTGAAATATACAGTTACAGGTAGATTACAGCAGTACGTTTTAACAATCTTAATCGGTCTGATTCTGATTGGGTTCGCCGCCTTCTATGGCTTAAATTAA
- a CDS encoding ABC transporter permease has protein sequence MQLRYIFRVVKTMFLTYYAYMLEYRAELFIWLLSNSLPFILMGAWLKASENGSFGMTSLEFIRYFLAVFIVRQFNIVWVIWDFEKELISGQLSHRLLQPIDPFWHHLINHIAERWARLPMLVVLVALFFILYPQSFWIPSLATGLLAAFLVAIAFLLRFLIQYTFGMLAFWTERASAIEQLWFLSYIFLSGIIAPLEVFPPLARDIVLWTPFPYMVYFPSAILVGKAVNIWQGIGVMGGWMAVTFVINRWLWRKGIKQYSGMGA, from the coding sequence ATGCAGCTTAGATATATATTTCGCGTTGTTAAGACCATGTTCTTAACCTATTACGCCTACATGCTCGAATATCGCGCCGAGCTGTTTATCTGGTTACTATCTAATTCTCTGCCATTTATTCTCATGGGAGCATGGCTCAAAGCTTCAGAAAATGGCAGCTTTGGCATGACATCGCTAGAGTTTATCCGTTACTTTCTCGCCGTATTTATCGTGCGCCAGTTTAATATTGTCTGGGTGATTTGGGACTTTGAGAAGGAACTCATTTCAGGTCAACTTTCCCATCGGCTCTTACAACCCATCGATCCCTTTTGGCATCATTTAATCAATCACATTGCCGAGCGTTGGGCAAGATTACCGATGTTGGTGGTTTTGGTAGCATTATTTTTTATTCTCTATCCACAATCATTTTGGATTCCCTCATTAGCAACTGGGTTACTCGCGGCATTTCTGGTGGCGATCGCCTTTTTATTACGCTTCCTAATTCAATACACCTTTGGAATGCTTGCCTTTTGGACAGAACGCGCTAGTGCGATCGAGCAACTCTGGTTTTTATCCTATATATTTCTCTCTGGAATTATTGCGCCTTTAGAAGTATTTCCTCCATTAGCGAGGGATATTGTCCTATGGACTCCATTTCCCTATATGGTCTATTTCCCATCGGCAATTTTAGTGGGCAAGGCGGTAAATATCTGGCAAGGAATTGGCGTAATGGGGGGATGGATGGCAGTTACTTTTGTGATCAATCGCTGGCTATGGCGGAAGGGTATTAAGCAATATTCAGGAATGGGAGCTTAG
- a CDS encoding DUF4139 domain-containing protein — protein MSIAKLNSKIDRVKVYAEGSTVTRLARLTDILWQSGDIGEDIEVEIVGLPLAIDDASVRVRIESELSSNQAIANNIIVTDVRVGLSVPPPVEIPFSSLETEIQTAKAEVAHLEDLQGAISLEMTILQELYVPDRPIGEEGKTPPPSPTGARLALANFKDEQKKLRIQEKRELQEKLRKAQEHLADLQQKQFLASNANVAKEHELRKNIIARLHIGDSQTAAMPSPDGLQLVVEYFINGARWTPTYVCRLNSATNTAAIAVRALIAQRTGEDWNGVQIALSTATPTGWCELPELPSLRLGRSQTLPSKKAWRNPPKGAELLFEDYDRQKQNLDNERSIQWLGLSSEPMTIPTVNQLIDIPKFPFFQRIVTDLGGWEEQYSSKLTEVSTAYSPIPMSSDFGVQEEMLQSTFSKAAPTSEKMAVRSRQVPAMVRSSDAPSSLVPPQADEYRGRGFMPTPEPLFDPSNDIKNYGLMRLADPRNTRQRGKLRIPDTRTLYLESLQRWQMTVNFEISTVLQTALDSTFCNQVLPRFGSSNIRKEVGNFDFVYLGTGRIDVPADGQYHSVALLQENAEIDIRYIVVPREDTNVFRIAQLRNPLQAPLLSGLADIYVDTQYILSTTIATVPPKGQMELALGVEQSIKVARNTSFKEVRSGMSLVAFNELRHSIHIAIANRMSRDAKIEVRERIPIPQPEAKVDVNVTQVTPEWEKYEQQERYAPIKGGYCWRINVPAGEERELTADYTIKTFVDNELVNGNRREE, from the coding sequence ATGTCAATTGCTAAGCTTAACTCCAAGATCGATAGGGTCAAAGTCTATGCAGAAGGCTCAACAGTGACACGCTTGGCAAGACTGACTGACATCCTGTGGCAAAGTGGAGACATCGGCGAAGATATCGAAGTCGAGATTGTTGGCTTACCTCTTGCGATCGATGATGCCAGTGTCAGGGTGCGAATTGAGTCTGAGCTGTCGAGCAATCAGGCGATCGCTAATAACATCATTGTTACCGATGTCAGAGTGGGATTGAGCGTCCCGCCTCCCGTCGAAATCCCATTTTCATCTCTAGAAACAGAAATCCAAACTGCCAAGGCTGAAGTTGCTCACCTAGAGGATTTGCAAGGCGCAATTAGTCTAGAGATGACTATTTTGCAAGAGTTATATGTCCCCGATCGCCCCATTGGTGAAGAAGGCAAAACCCCACCACCATCGCCAACAGGGGCAAGACTAGCGCTAGCAAACTTTAAGGATGAGCAGAAGAAACTTCGCATCCAAGAAAAGCGGGAACTTCAAGAAAAATTACGCAAGGCTCAGGAACATCTCGCTGACCTACAGCAAAAACAATTCCTTGCCTCCAATGCTAATGTTGCTAAGGAACATGAACTTCGCAAAAACATTATTGCGCGTCTCCATATTGGTGATAGCCAAACCGCAGCAATGCCCTCCCCTGATGGTCTGCAACTGGTTGTGGAATATTTTATCAATGGTGCAAGATGGACCCCTACCTATGTTTGCCGTCTTAATAGTGCTACTAATACTGCCGCGATCGCTGTACGAGCATTGATTGCTCAGCGCACAGGTGAGGATTGGAATGGCGTGCAGATCGCACTTTCTACGGCAACTCCGACAGGCTGGTGCGAGTTGCCCGAATTGCCTTCTTTACGCTTAGGGCGATCGCAAACATTGCCGAGTAAAAAGGCTTGGCGCAATCCCCCTAAAGGTGCAGAGCTTCTCTTTGAAGACTATGATCGCCAAAAACAGAATCTAGATAACGAGCGCAGTATTCAGTGGCTTGGTCTATCTAGCGAACCCATGACGATCCCGACTGTAAATCAATTAATTGACATACCTAAATTTCCATTTTTTCAACGCATAGTCACTGATTTAGGAGGTTGGGAAGAGCAATATTCTTCTAAATTAACTGAAGTCTCAACAGCTTATAGCCCTATACCAATGAGTAGTGATTTTGGGGTACAGGAAGAAATGCTTCAAAGTACTTTCAGTAAGGCTGCACCAACTTCGGAAAAGATGGCAGTGCGCTCTCGTCAAGTTCCAGCGATGGTTAGAAGTTCAGATGCTCCGTCATCATTGGTACCTCCTCAAGCGGATGAATATCGGGGTAGAGGATTTATGCCAACGCCCGAACCACTTTTCGATCCCAGTAACGATATCAAAAATTATGGATTAATGCGTTTAGCCGATCCTCGCAACACTAGACAACGCGGAAAATTAAGGATTCCTGATACTAGGACGCTCTATTTAGAATCTCTTCAGCGTTGGCAGATGACGGTTAATTTTGAGATTTCGACAGTCTTACAAACGGCTTTAGATAGTACTTTTTGCAATCAAGTCCTCCCTCGTTTTGGCTCAAGTAATATTCGCAAGGAAGTTGGTAATTTTGACTTTGTTTATCTGGGGACTGGACGGATTGATGTGCCAGCCGATGGTCAGTATCATTCCGTTGCCCTATTACAGGAGAACGCCGAAATTGATATTCGCTATATCGTTGTACCGCGAGAAGATACTAATGTTTTCCGAATTGCTCAACTTCGCAATCCTCTGCAAGCACCCTTGCTATCAGGACTTGCCGATATCTATGTGGATACACAATATATTCTCTCCACCACGATCGCGACAGTACCACCAAAGGGACAAATGGAACTAGCTTTGGGTGTAGAGCAATCAATCAAAGTTGCTCGTAATACCTCTTTCAAAGAAGTGCGATCTGGCATGAGTCTCGTTGCCTTTAATGAACTACGTCACAGCATTCACATTGCGATCGCCAATCGGATGAGTCGAGATGCCAAAATCGAAGTCCGTGAACGGATCCCCATCCCGCAACCAGAGGCAAAGGTTGATGTCAATGTCACCCAAGTAACCCCCGAATGGGAAAAATACGAGCAGCAAGAACGGTATGCGCCGATTAAAGGTGGCTATTGCTGGCGGATTAATGTTCCCGCAGGTGAAGAAAGGGAATTAACCGCCGATTATACGATCAAGACCTTTGTGGACAATGAGTTAGTTAATGGTAATCGGAGAGAGGAATAG
- a CDS encoding tetratricopeptide repeat protein, whose protein sequence is MSKTTMSFITQERLISGFGIFLLCGSFPMASLAKTPEIESNIKMGGIPTVCHLQRLKTITEPTKQASVLALQVRRYRQANQDRLILQLVNGMDKKQFPEMQVEALIQVAYHYLEAKEPEKAVSVLNQAFQLLQNDLSPTSNNEQYRLQTLALYREKYDLLASLGMLFIELKQPELAEVALLQGLSIKQQQLNTSPRDKVEYMVKIAKGLFALGKQEQAIALLDKSLEVTQSLKKSNSGRDMQEWLTLLNNLSWEYRTFGKVSKAEQLFAQSLDYANSFGNPLSKVWWLSIIAERTYLPPSESDFSDERQAKLKQIFGKILQTASSNQSTDMSRFITYALAAEWLQFSGVGSAMQIVNTVTDPVERFKFLSPILENIRSENANKDIDLLVPLLHEVEAIVRTIPSTADRDQAWTVIAKTYAKLGQSQAALQTIEQIQSVDQKQQTLIDVADSLARNLQPDLALSLVKNLPNNLVEQVVYDSTQAYLKNGKLEAAQSLQGRLSPTYRNFILADLAKGFAKAGHTSQALKLLQQVTETRWQLESFILIVKQFLDVGDLEQALVFAQQMPQSSEADISSKASLLEEIAIAYAESGKYDKSLQISQSLQDRSISQLAICAKGDAGK, encoded by the coding sequence ATGAGTAAAACGACTATGAGCTTCATTACACAAGAAAGATTAATAAGTGGATTCGGCATTTTCCTCCTATGTGGCAGCTTTCCGATGGCTAGTTTAGCTAAAACCCCAGAGATTGAAAGCAACATCAAGATGGGTGGGATTCCTACTGTTTGTCATTTACAAAGGTTGAAAACGATTACTGAACCGACAAAACAAGCCTCAGTCTTAGCTCTCCAAGTCAGACGCTATCGACAAGCCAATCAAGATCGACTTATCTTGCAACTAGTTAATGGCATGGACAAGAAGCAATTTCCTGAAATGCAAGTAGAGGCATTGATACAGGTTGCGTACCATTACCTAGAAGCAAAGGAACCTGAAAAAGCAGTTTCTGTACTTAATCAAGCATTCCAGTTACTGCAAAATGATTTGTCACCAACTAGCAATAATGAGCAATATAGATTGCAAACACTTGCTCTTTATAGAGAGAAGTATGATCTTTTGGCAAGTTTAGGAATGCTTTTCATCGAGTTAAAACAGCCAGAACTAGCAGAGGTAGCTCTTTTACAAGGACTAAGTATTAAACAACAACAACTTAATACATCACCTAGAGACAAGGTTGAATATATGGTGAAGATTGCTAAAGGATTGTTTGCCTTGGGCAAGCAAGAACAAGCGATCGCTCTTTTAGACAAGAGCTTAGAAGTCACCCAATCTCTCAAAAAAAGTAATAGCGGTAGAGATATGCAAGAATGGCTAACTTTGCTGAACAATCTCAGTTGGGAATATCGCACGTTCGGAAAAGTTAGTAAAGCTGAGCAGTTGTTTGCTCAAAGTCTTGATTATGCCAACTCCTTTGGTAACCCATTAAGTAAAGTCTGGTGGCTATCGATAATTGCCGAAAGAACTTACTTACCCCCTTCTGAATCAGATTTTAGCGATGAACGTCAAGCTAAATTGAAGCAGATATTTGGCAAGATTTTACAGACTGCAAGCTCGAATCAAAGCACTGATATGAGCAGATTTATTACCTATGCGTTAGCCGCAGAATGGTTGCAGTTTTCAGGAGTGGGTTCGGCAATGCAGATTGTCAATACTGTTACTGATCCAGTAGAGAGATTTAAGTTTCTATCTCCCATTTTAGAGAACATTCGCAGCGAAAATGCTAACAAAGACATCGATCTGCTTGTGCCGTTATTACATGAAGTAGAAGCGATCGTGCGAACAATTCCGTCAACTGCCGATCGCGATCAAGCTTGGACTGTCATTGCTAAAACCTATGCCAAGCTAGGTCAATCTCAAGCAGCTCTACAGACGATTGAGCAGATTCAATCGGTGGATCAGAAACAACAGACTTTGATTGATGTGGCAGATAGCCTAGCCCGAAACCTCCAGCCCGATTTAGCGCTCAGTCTGGTCAAGAATTTACCAAATAATCTAGTGGAGCAAGTTGTATACGACTCAACTCAGGCGTATCTCAAAAATGGAAAGCTAGAAGCCGCCCAAAGTCTACAAGGGCGTTTATCCCCAACTTATCGTAATTTTATCTTGGCAGATCTAGCCAAAGGTTTCGCTAAAGCTGGACATACCAGCCAAGCGCTGAAACTATTACAACAAGTCACCGAAACTCGTTGGCAACTTGAGTCCTTTATTTTAATTGTCAAGCAATTTCTTGATGTCGGCGATCTGGAACAAGCCTTGGTATTTGCTCAACAGATGCCTCAGTCTTCAGAAGCAGATATTTCTTCCAAGGCTTCGTTATTAGAAGAAATTGCGATCGCCTATGCAGAATCAGGAAAATACGACAAATCTCTGCAAATATCGCAATCTCTCCAAGATCGATCCATATCTCAACTGGCAATCTGCGCCAAGGGAGATGCAGGAAAATAA
- a CDS encoding mucoidy inhibitor MuiA family protein, with protein MQSTEIQTLTLDAPVTTVTLLEDRAQVQRIGKVTLTAGLWRVTVDRVAPVLSDKSLRAEFTDAEFTGALNAKVNDVRVRRRMLIKESDRTGLIEELKKEWRSQYEQYQVLTEDRQYLEEQFEQIGMILAKALQELPIDASWGQVDLMAWRSQIQPIFQRLRDIRSDILNTYHTQTQLQEAIARLVKRIQAEASPDTIYTAYLEADLAIAQTGEYELAFDYVVPNALWRPYHQAQLQMGDNSQLTFRTDGCVWQNTGEDWLNVDLVFSTARASLGTEPPLLTDDLLNIREKSKKIAVELRDQTVKTTGLGTGARTSDTIDLPSVDDGGEVRSIRATRKANILSNGRPYRVPLFQFQSSAKIEHVLMPELALQVVLKSEQTNNANLPILAGPVDLVRATEYIGRTTVSFIAPQEKFALGWGTDATMRVQRTTSQKRDKNHLTQWNTITNSINIFLSNIGDEVRKIAMTERVPVSELEKVKVEVVQDETSDRLQPDANGFCNWHLQLPPYSQAKVTLVYKVAAAPDVEGL; from the coding sequence ATGCAATCAACGGAAATTCAAACCCTAACCCTCGATGCTCCCGTTACTACTGTCACCCTACTCGAAGATCGCGCCCAAGTACAACGCATTGGCAAAGTAACCTTAACGGCGGGTTTGTGGCGAGTGACGGTCGATCGCGTTGCCCCTGTACTTTCCGATAAGTCCCTCCGAGCTGAATTTACTGACGCTGAATTTACAGGTGCGCTTAATGCAAAGGTCAATGATGTGCGCGTGCGTCGTCGAATGTTAATCAAGGAAAGCGATCGCACAGGATTAATAGAGGAGTTAAAAAAAGAATGGCGATCGCAATACGAGCAGTACCAAGTTCTCACCGAAGATCGGCAATATCTCGAAGAACAATTTGAGCAAATTGGCATGATTTTAGCTAAGGCTTTGCAGGAGTTGCCCATTGATGCGTCTTGGGGACAGGTCGATCTGATGGCATGGCGATCGCAAATACAGCCAATTTTTCAGAGACTCCGCGATATTCGTAGCGATATCCTCAATACTTACCACACGCAAACACAACTCCAAGAAGCGATCGCTCGATTAGTCAAACGCATTCAAGCTGAAGCAAGTCCCGACACGATTTATACTGCTTATTTGGAGGCTGATTTAGCGATCGCACAAACGGGCGAATATGAACTAGCCTTTGATTATGTCGTTCCCAATGCCCTCTGGCGACCATACCACCAAGCCCAGTTACAAATGGGAGATAATTCACAATTAACCTTCCGTACCGATGGTTGTGTCTGGCAAAACACAGGCGAAGACTGGCTAAATGTGGATTTAGTCTTTTCCACTGCCCGTGCTTCCCTTGGGACAGAGCCACCTTTGCTCACTGACGATCTGCTCAACATCCGTGAAAAATCAAAAAAGATTGCCGTAGAACTGCGCGATCAAACTGTCAAAACTACTGGTTTAGGCACGGGAGCAAGGACAAGCGATACGATTGATTTGCCATCGGTTGATGATGGTGGAGAAGTTCGCTCAATTCGGGCTACTCGCAAAGCCAATATTCTCTCCAATGGCAGACCCTACCGTGTCCCCCTATTTCAATTTCAATCCTCTGCCAAAATTGAGCATGTACTTATGCCCGAACTAGCGCTACAAGTTGTCCTTAAAAGTGAACAGACGAATAACGCCAACTTACCAATTTTGGCGGGACCCGTCGATCTTGTGAGAGCTACGGAATATATCGGACGGACGACCGTATCTTTTATCGCCCCGCAAGAAAAATTTGCCCTTGGTTGGGGAACTGATGCCACGATGCGGGTTCAGCGCACTACATCTCAAAAGCGCGATAAAAATCATCTCACCCAATGGAATACCATTACCAATAGCATCAATATTTTCCTCTCGAATATTGGTGATGAAGTCAGAAAAATCGCAATGACTGAACGGGTTCCTGTCTCGGAACTAGAGAAAGTTAAGGTTGAAGTCGTACAAGATGAAACTAGCGATCGTCTTCAGCCTGATGCTAATGGTTTCTGTAATTGGCATTTACAACTTCCTCCCTATTCCCAAGCCAAAGTCACCCTAGTCTACAAAGTAGCTGCTGCTCCTGATGTGGAAGGTTTATGA